The following coding sequences are from one Salinicoccus sp. Bachu38 window:
- the pruA gene encoding L-glutamate gamma-semialdehyde dehydrogenase — MIPYKHEPFTDFSKEENRKKLEEGLNTVKGYLGQDYPLIIGGEHVMTDDKKESYNPANKQETIGNLSQANQEHAQKAMDVALETFESWRKYPFEFRSDVLFKAAAIIRKRKFEFTALLVKEGGKPWKEADADTAEAIDFLEYYGRNHLKLRDGEHVESRAGEYNQFHYIPLGVGLVISPWNFAFAIMAGTTAASMVTGNTVLLKPSSRTSVIAYKFVEVLEEAGMPKGVVNFIPGSSRDIGDYLVEHKDTRFISFTGSRDVGTKIFEKAAVVQEGQTHLKRVIAEMGGKDTIVVDSDADLELAAEAIVYSAFGFSGQKCSACSRVIALEDIHDELLEKVVEKTKDLKVGNPESNVDVGPVIDDSSLEKIKKYIEIGKEEGKLEVGGNTENETGHFVYPTVFSGLKHDDVVMQEEIFGPVVGFATAKDFDQAIEYANATDYGLTGAVITQNRHHIEQARRDFHVGNLYFNRGCTAAIVGYQPFGGFKMSGTDSKAGGPDYLALHMQGKTSSEQL; from the coding sequence ATGATACCGTACAAACATGAACCATTTACGGATTTTTCGAAAGAGGAAAACCGTAAGAAGCTGGAAGAAGGTCTGAATACAGTAAAAGGGTATCTTGGTCAGGATTATCCACTGATCATCGGTGGAGAGCATGTCATGACGGATGACAAGAAGGAATCCTACAACCCTGCAAATAAACAGGAAACAATCGGCAACCTGTCCCAGGCGAATCAGGAGCACGCCCAAAAGGCAATGGATGTGGCACTCGAGACATTCGAGTCATGGAGGAAGTATCCTTTCGAATTCCGTTCTGATGTACTGTTCAAAGCAGCAGCGATCATCCGCAAGCGCAAATTCGAATTCACTGCCCTGCTTGTGAAAGAAGGCGGCAAGCCATGGAAAGAGGCGGATGCGGATACAGCAGAAGCAATAGATTTCCTCGAGTACTACGGACGCAATCACCTCAAGCTCAGAGATGGTGAACATGTGGAATCCCGTGCGGGCGAATACAACCAGTTCCACTACATCCCACTCGGTGTAGGTCTCGTCATCTCCCCCTGGAACTTTGCATTCGCAATCATGGCAGGTACAACAGCCGCTTCCATGGTCACGGGCAATACGGTATTACTCAAGCCATCTTCACGCACATCCGTCATTGCGTACAAATTTGTTGAAGTGCTTGAAGAAGCGGGAATGCCGAAAGGCGTCGTAAACTTCATTCCAGGTTCTTCCCGTGATATCGGCGACTACCTTGTCGAACACAAGGATACACGCTTCATCTCATTCACAGGCTCCCGTGATGTCGGCACGAAAATCTTTGAAAAGGCTGCGGTGGTCCAGGAAGGCCAGACACATCTGAAGCGCGTCATCGCGGAAATGGGCGGCAAGGATACAATCGTCGTCGATTCCGATGCGGATCTTGAACTTGCAGCAGAGGCGATCGTCTACTCTGCATTCGGCTTCAGCGGCCAGAAATGTTCAGCCTGTTCCCGTGTCATCGCACTTGAGGACATCCATGACGAACTGCTTGAAAAAGTCGTTGAAAAAACGAAAGATCTCAAAGTCGGCAATCCGGAATCCAACGTTGATGTCGGACCGGTCATTGATGATTCTTCATTGGAAAAAATCAAAAAGTATATTGAAATTGGAAAAGAAGAAGGTAAACTTGAAGTAGGTGGAAATACCGAGAATGAAACGGGCCACTTCGTGTACCCTACCGTATTCTCGGGACTGAAGCATGATGATGTAGTGATGCAGGAGGAAATCTTCGGACCTGTCGTCGGCTTTGCAACAGCGAAGGACTTCGATCAGGCCATCGAGTATGCGAATGCCACAGACTACGGTCTGACAGGTGCTGTCATTACACAGAACCGTCACCATATCGAACAGGCACGCCGCGACTTCCATGTCGGCAACCTGTACTTCAACCGTGGCTGTACAGCAGCAATCGTCGGCTATCAGCCATTCGGCGGATTCAAGATGTCCGGTACAGACTCCAAAGCGGGTGGACCGGATTACCTGGCACTCCACATGCAAGGTAAAACAAGCTCCGAGCAGCTTTAA
- a CDS encoding Glu/Leu/Phe/Val family dehydrogenase has translation MSEKSNLITSTQAIIHEALDKLGFDEGMYELIKEPMRLLKVRIPVRMDDGSVKVFTGYRAQHNDAVGPTKGGVRFHPDVNEEEVVALSMWMTLKSGIVDLPYGGGKGGIVCDPREMSIAEVERLSRGYVRAISQIVGPTKDIPAPDVFTNSQIMAWMMDEYSMIDEFNSPGFITGKPLVLGGSQGRDRATAMGVILCLEQALEKRDKKMDDIRVVIQGFGNAGSFLAKILSDKGAKIVGISDANGALHDPDGLDIDYLLDRRDSFGMVTNLFDDVLAGDELFDIDCDVLIPAAIANQITEKNADNIKADIICEAANGPTTKEATRILTDKGVLIVPDVLASAGGVTVSYFEWVQNNQGYYWDEEEVNEKLEIKLKKAFNEIYDLHEKRHIDMRLAAYIIGIKRTAEAARYRGWA, from the coding sequence ATGTCAGAGAAATCAAATCTTATCACTTCCACACAAGCAATCATTCATGAAGCTTTGGACAAACTCGGGTTTGATGAGGGAATGTATGAACTGATCAAAGAGCCGATGCGTCTTTTAAAAGTACGCATTCCGGTGCGTATGGATGACGGTTCCGTTAAAGTGTTTACCGGCTATCGTGCGCAGCACAATGATGCTGTTGGGCCGACAAAGGGTGGTGTGCGTTTCCACCCTGATGTCAATGAAGAAGAAGTTGTCGCACTATCCATGTGGATGACTTTGAAATCAGGCATTGTAGACCTGCCGTATGGCGGTGGTAAAGGTGGTATCGTGTGTGATCCACGGGAAATGAGCATTGCTGAAGTCGAGCGTCTGAGCCGCGGCTATGTACGGGCAATCTCCCAGATCGTTGGACCGACAAAGGACATTCCGGCACCGGATGTCTTTACCAACTCCCAGATCATGGCATGGATGATGGATGAGTACAGCATGATTGATGAATTCAATTCCCCAGGCTTCATTACAGGGAAACCGCTCGTTCTTGGGGGGTCCCAGGGCCGGGATCGTGCCACAGCGATGGGTGTCATCCTTTGTCTTGAACAGGCACTCGAAAAGCGCGATAAGAAGATGGACGATATACGCGTAGTCATCCAGGGATTCGGGAACGCAGGAAGCTTCCTGGCCAAGATCCTGTCCGATAAAGGAGCGAAGATCGTCGGCATCTCAGATGCAAACGGCGCCCTCCATGATCCGGATGGACTCGATATCGATTATCTTCTTGACCGTCGTGATAGCTTTGGCATGGTGACCAACCTTTTCGATGATGTACTTGCAGGCGACGAACTCTTCGATATTGACTGCGATGTACTGATTCCGGCAGCGATCGCCAACCAGATCACCGAAAAGAATGCAGACAACATCAAGGCCGATATCATCTGTGAAGCCGCCAATGGTCCGACGACGAAAGAAGCGACCCGGATACTGACGGATAAAGGTGTACTCATCGTACCGGATGTTCTTGCATCCGCAGGCGGAGTCACTGTTTCCTACTTCGAATGGGTCCAGAACAACCAGGGCTACTACTGGGATGAAGAAGAAGTGAATGAAAAGCTTGAGATCAAGCTTAAAAAAGCATTCAATGAAATCTATGACCTCCATGAGAAGCGACATATCGATATGCGTCTTGCGGCTTATATCATCGGCATCAAACGTACCGCAGAAGCTGCGCGCTACAGAGGCTGGGCGTAG
- a CDS encoding ornithine--oxo-acid transaminase, with protein MTKSQEIIKQTEQYGAPNYNPLPIVISEAEGVWVKDPEGNKYMDMLSAYSAVNQGHRHPKVIQALKDQADKLTLTSRAFHSDRLGPWYEKVCKLSGKEMALPMNTGAEAVETAIKAARRWAYDVKGVEDDKAEIIAMNQNFHGRTLAAVSLSSEAEYRRGYGPLLDGIRLVDFGDIDQIKEAVSENTAAILLEPIQGEAGINIPPEGFLKEVRELCDEHNILFIADEIQAGLGRSGKMFATDWDDVKPDMYILGKALGGGVFPISCILADTEVLSVFNPGSHGSTFGGNPLACAVSEAALDVLLDENLVERSNELGEYFKSELEKIDTPLIKEIRGRGLFIGVDLTESARPYCEELKELGILCKETHDTVIRFAPPLVISKEDLDWALERVKQVLSK; from the coding sequence ATGACAAAATCACAAGAAATTATCAAGCAGACAGAACAGTATGGCGCGCCAAACTACAATCCTTTACCGATTGTTATCTCGGAGGCAGAGGGTGTATGGGTCAAGGACCCGGAAGGCAACAAATACATGGATATGCTCAGTGCATATTCTGCAGTCAACCAGGGGCACAGGCACCCGAAGGTCATTCAGGCACTCAAGGATCAGGCGGATAAGCTCACCCTGACATCCCGTGCCTTCCACTCGGACAGGCTGGGTCCATGGTACGAAAAGGTGTGCAAGCTTTCCGGCAAGGAAATGGCACTGCCGATGAACACAGGAGCAGAAGCTGTGGAGACGGCGATAAAAGCAGCACGCCGCTGGGCTTACGATGTGAAGGGCGTAGAGGACGACAAGGCTGAAATCATCGCCATGAACCAGAACTTCCATGGCCGTACACTGGCTGCCGTATCCCTCTCATCAGAAGCGGAATACCGCCGTGGCTATGGTCCACTGCTCGACGGCATCAGACTCGTCGACTTTGGTGATATAGACCAGATCAAGGAAGCCGTTTCTGAAAATACTGCAGCGATACTGCTCGAACCGATACAGGGGGAAGCGGGCATCAATATTCCACCTGAAGGATTCCTTAAGGAAGTGAGGGAATTGTGTGACGAACACAACATCCTCTTCATTGCCGATGAAATCCAGGCTGGGCTTGGGCGTTCCGGTAAAATGTTCGCAACAGACTGGGACGATGTGAAACCGGATATGTACATTCTGGGCAAGGCGCTCGGGGGCGGAGTATTCCCGATTTCCTGCATACTTGCGGACACGGAGGTCCTGAGCGTGTTCAACCCGGGCTCCCACGGGTCCACATTCGGAGGGAACCCGCTTGCCTGTGCAGTTTCTGAAGCAGCGCTGGATGTACTCCTAGATGAAAACCTTGTGGAGCGTTCAAATGAACTTGGAGAATACTTCAAATCCGAGCTCGAAAAGATCGATACGCCCCTGATCAAGGAGATCAGAGGCCGTGGCCTGTTCATTGGAGTCGATCTGACAGAGTCGGCCCGTCCATATTGCGAGGAGCTGAAAGAGCTTGGCATCCTTTGCAAGGAGACGCATGACACGGTCATCCGCTTTGCACCACCTCTTGTCATTTCGAAGGAAGATTTGGATTGGGCGCTTGAGAGAGTGAAGCAGGTACTGTCCAAATAA
- a CDS encoding Glu/Leu/Phe/Val family dehydrogenase: MTEKSNLITSTQSIIHQALDNLGYDEGMYDLIKEPLRVLKVRIPVEMDDGSIEVFTGYRAQHNDAAGPTKGGIRFHPDVTEDEVVALSMWMTLKAGIVDIPYGGGKGGVVCDPRVMSTRELEGVARGYVRAVSQIVGPTKDIPAPDVYTNAQVMAWMMDEYSVKNSDDPFEFITGKPLAVGGSKGRETATAMGAVICVEQAMEKRGIPIEEARIVVQGFGNAGSYISKMLYDKGAKIVGISRSSRALYNPEGIDIDYVINNREKVDLADHMSVSVLTNEELLEVDCDVLIPAAIANQITGLNAERVKADTICEAANGPTTEEATRILTEKGTLIIPDVLASAGGVTVSYFEWVQNKQGFYWEEEEIQELLEKKMKNAFDAIYRLHEARNMDMRLAAYTVGIKRTSEAVRFRGWA, translated from the coding sequence ATGACAGAAAAATCTAATCTTATCACATCCACGCAAAGCATCATCCATCAGGCACTGGATAATCTCGGATATGACGAAGGGATGTACGACCTCATCAAGGAACCGCTCAGAGTATTGAAAGTCCGCATACCTGTAGAAATGGATGATGGTTCCATCGAAGTGTTCACAGGATACCGTGCCCAACATAATGATGCTGCAGGACCGACAAAGGGTGGCATCAGATTCCACCCTGACGTCACAGAAGATGAAGTGGTCGCATTGTCCATGTGGATGACTTTGAAAGCCGGAATTGTGGACATCCCCTACGGAGGCGGCAAGGGCGGCGTCGTCTGTGATCCTAGAGTGATGAGTACGAGGGAGCTCGAAGGAGTGGCCCGGGGCTATGTACGGGCTGTCTCCCAGATTGTAGGGCCGACAAAGGACATCCCTGCACCTGACGTCTATACGAATGCCCAGGTGATGGCGTGGATGATGGATGAATACAGCGTCAAGAATTCGGACGATCCATTCGAGTTCATTACAGGAAAGCCGCTTGCTGTAGGCGGGTCGAAAGGCCGTGAAACAGCTACCGCAATGGGAGCGGTCATATGTGTGGAGCAGGCGATGGAAAAAAGGGGCATACCGATCGAAGAGGCACGCATCGTCGTGCAGGGATTCGGGAATGCAGGCAGCTACATATCCAAGATGCTCTATGACAAAGGTGCAAAGATCGTCGGCATCTCGAGATCTTCCCGTGCCCTGTACAATCCGGAAGGGATTGATATAGATTACGTAATCAATAATCGTGAAAAAGTCGATCTTGCAGATCATATGTCAGTCAGCGTCCTCACAAATGAGGAACTGCTTGAGGTCGATTGTGACGTCCTCATCCCGGCAGCGATCGCCAACCAGATTACCGGACTGAATGCCGAACGCGTCAAGGCGGATACCATCTGTGAAGCAGCCAACGGACCGACGACGGAAGAGGCGACACGTATCCTTACTGAAAAGGGCACACTCATCATCCCCGACGTTCTCGCTTCCGCTGGTGGGGTGACAGTTTCCTACTTTGAATGGGTCCAGAACAAGCAGGGTTTCTATTGGGAAGAAGAGGAAATACAGGAACTGCTTGAGAAGAAAATGAAAAATGCATTCGATGCCATATACCGCCTGCATGAAGCACGTAATATGGATATGCGGCTTGCCGCCTACACTGTAGGCATCAAGCGGACTTCGGAAGCCGTCAGATTCAGAGGGTGGGCATAG